In the Advenella kashmirensis WT001 genome, one interval contains:
- a CDS encoding 2-hydroxyacid dehydrogenase produces the protein MIPVVLASESAAAAQKWLKVIEQHFPDLDAHIFDPQAPSPTPDVRAAIVWKPPAALFARYRALDLVFNMGAGVDAILRQPEIADTTRIIRLEDAGLANPMTEYVIHYLSGITRNFGVYEQHRESRLWQGAEQTPVQHCTIGIMGLGVIGARIAQALSALDYPVQGWSRSPKALPGVRSFHGEEQFAGFLGSSQFLINVLPLTDQTRNILNRNTLGHLPKGAVLMNIGRGEHLVEADLITLLDSGHLSRAVLDVAREEPLPGDHPFWTHPGITLTPHISGPTNHYQAIRQIRGKLQDALQGKPISGEVIRDTGY, from the coding sequence ATGATTCCCGTTGTACTGGCATCGGAAAGCGCTGCCGCCGCGCAGAAATGGCTGAAGGTGATTGAGCAGCACTTTCCTGATCTGGATGCCCATATCTTTGACCCACAGGCACCATCGCCGACACCGGATGTGCGCGCTGCGATCGTCTGGAAACCGCCGGCTGCGCTGTTCGCACGTTATCGCGCCCTGGATCTGGTATTCAATATGGGCGCAGGCGTTGACGCTATTTTGCGTCAACCCGAGATTGCCGACACCACCCGCATTATCCGCCTGGAAGACGCGGGGCTGGCCAATCCCATGACTGAATATGTCATCCATTATCTGTCGGGCATCACCCGTAATTTCGGCGTTTATGAGCAGCACAGGGAAAGTCGCCTGTGGCAGGGAGCAGAACAGACACCAGTGCAACATTGCACGATCGGCATTATGGGACTGGGCGTAATTGGTGCGCGGATTGCGCAGGCTTTAAGCGCGCTCGATTATCCTGTTCAGGGCTGGTCGCGCAGCCCGAAGGCATTACCGGGCGTCAGGAGCTTTCATGGTGAAGAGCAGTTCGCGGGCTTTCTGGGTTCAAGCCAGTTTCTGATCAACGTTCTGCCACTGACCGACCAGACGCGCAATATTCTCAATCGTAACACGCTGGGACACTTGCCTAAGGGCGCCGTGCTAATGAATATAGGTCGCGGTGAACATCTTGTGGAGGCGGATCTGATCACTTTGCTGGACTCCGGGCATCTGTCACGAGCCGTTCTTGATGTGGCTCGTGAAGAGCCGTTGCCAGGCGACCATCCTTTCTGGACCCATCCGGGCATCACCCTGACACCGCATATTTCCGGACCCACCAATCATTACCAGGCAATCAGGCAGATTCGCGGCAAACTACAGGATGCGCTGCAGGGCAAACCAATCAGTGGTGAAGTCATCCGAGATACGGGTTACTGA
- a CDS encoding cupin domain-containing protein, whose product MSTAQAPTPQHPAASPAPQAIISRLKDATFDGGLRAFFEYRDLGVSQATAGAYSVHVIRALDGHEASGVPHLHQLDFQFVYVLQGWVEFEYEQTGVVRLERGDSVYQPPGIRHREIAHSADLEMLEVVAPATFSTATLEHV is encoded by the coding sequence ATGTCGACTGCTCAAGCACCTACACCGCAACATCCGGCTGCATCACCCGCGCCGCAAGCCATCATATCGCGTCTGAAAGACGCGACATTCGACGGCGGGCTACGGGCGTTCTTTGAGTACCGCGATCTGGGGGTGTCCCAGGCAACGGCAGGTGCTTATTCCGTGCATGTGATTCGCGCCCTGGATGGGCATGAAGCGTCGGGCGTACCGCACCTGCATCAACTGGATTTTCAGTTTGTATATGTGCTGCAAGGCTGGGTCGAGTTCGAGTACGAACAGACCGGTGTGGTCCGTCTGGAGCGGGGCGATTCGGTTTATCAGCCTCCTGGCATCCGCCATCGCGAAATAGCCCACAGTGCCGATCTGGAAATGCTGGAAGTGGTCGCGCCGGCAACATTTTCTACGGCCACGCTGGAGCATGTCTGA
- the dtd gene encoding D-aminoacyl-tRNA deacylase, producing MKVLVQRVRQASVHVDGVEVSAIGAGMLLLVGIAQDDTEQDAQYLLRKTLALRIFNDDNGVMNLSVLDAGAQILAVSQFTLMADTRKGNRPSYIAAARPEFAKPYFERFVQQLSAGLGQAVPVGVFGANMQVSLVNDGPVTILLDSRDR from the coding sequence ATGAAGGTATTGGTGCAGCGCGTGCGTCAGGCAAGTGTCCATGTAGATGGTGTTGAAGTCTCTGCAATCGGGGCTGGCATGTTGCTGCTGGTTGGCATCGCCCAGGACGATACAGAACAGGACGCACAATATCTGCTGCGCAAAACGCTGGCCTTGCGTATCTTCAATGATGACAACGGCGTGATGAATCTCTCGGTGCTTGATGCGGGCGCCCAAATTCTGGCCGTCAGCCAGTTCACGCTCATGGCCGATACACGCAAGGGCAATCGCCCTTCCTACATTGCGGCGGCACGCCCCGAGTTTGCCAAGCCGTATTTTGAACGCTTCGTGCAGCAGCTTTCAGCGGGGCTGGGGCAGGCAGTCCCGGTCGGCGTTTTCGGCGCCAATATGCAGGTGTCCCTGGTCAATGACGGTCCCGTCACGATTTTGCTGGACAGTCGTGACCGATAA
- a CDS encoding sulfite exporter TauE/SafE family protein, whose amino-acid sequence MDTIYLYVVLGAVVAGFVQGLSGFGFGLVSMALWAWVLDPRLAAVLAVFGGMTGQIVGALSLRRGFDWRLLVPYVLGGLAGIPLGVMLLPMLDVNMFKAALGCLLIVWCPIMIFARQLPKITFGGNIANTVVGLGGGIMGGLGGFSGVLPTLWCTLRYSNRDTQRAIIQNFNLSMLSLTMLSYIVSGMVTRPMLPMFLLVVPAILIPSFIGTRVYAGFSPERFRLVVLMLLTISGLALLASAVPQLVAA is encoded by the coding sequence ATGGACACGATTTATCTTTATGTGGTTCTGGGGGCGGTGGTAGCCGGGTTTGTACAGGGCCTGTCGGGGTTTGGCTTTGGCCTGGTGTCCATGGCACTATGGGCGTGGGTGCTGGATCCGCGCCTGGCTGCCGTGCTGGCGGTGTTTGGCGGAATGACCGGGCAGATCGTGGGTGCCTTATCGCTGCGACGCGGTTTTGACTGGCGCTTGCTGGTGCCGTATGTATTGGGCGGGCTGGCTGGCATCCCACTGGGCGTCATGCTATTGCCCATGCTTGATGTGAACATGTTCAAGGCGGCGCTGGGATGCCTGCTGATCGTCTGGTGTCCGATCATGATATTTGCCAGGCAGCTTCCCAAAATCACCTTTGGCGGCAATATTGCCAACACCGTCGTGGGCCTGGGCGGCGGTATCATGGGCGGACTGGGCGGTTTTTCCGGTGTTTTGCCGACGCTGTGGTGTACGCTGCGTTATTCCAATCGTGATACGCAGCGGGCCATTATCCAAAATTTCAATCTTTCCATGCTGTCTCTGACGATGCTGTCCTACATCGTGTCCGGCATGGTAACGCGACCTATGCTGCCCATGTTTCTGCTGGTGGTGCCGGCGATTCTGATCCCGTCCTTTATTGGCACCCGGGTGTATGCAGGATTCAGTCCGGAGCGCTTCCGCCTGGTTGTGCTGATGCTGCTGACGATCTCGGGCCTGGCGCTGCTTGCCTCGGCCGTTCCGCAGCTTGTTGCCGCCTGA
- a CDS encoding CidA/LrgA family protein, with protein MKSLSSALTLPLPGPIVGLLLLLLGFKLWPALFTLMARHIPALLSHLALLFLPATVGIMVSYRLLDGYWPAVITAVIVSTVLSLLAGILVFRYADKQR; from the coding sequence GTGAAGAGTCTCAGCAGTGCACTGACCCTGCCGCTGCCCGGCCCTATTGTGGGCCTGCTCCTGCTGCTGTTGGGGTTTAAACTTTGGCCAGCCTTGTTTACGCTGATGGCCAGACATATACCGGCCCTGCTCTCGCATCTGGCGCTCCTGTTTTTACCGGCTACCGTAGGTATCATGGTCAGCTACAGATTGCTGGACGGATATTGGCCCGCCGTTATCACAGCTGTCATCGTCAGTACAGTCCTGTCGCTACTGGCCGGTATTCTGGTATTTCGTTATGCCGACAAGCAGCGTTAA
- a CDS encoding NAD-dependent succinate-semialdehyde dehydrogenase: protein MKLRNASLLKDKCYINGKWIGGKEIIEVTNPATGKRVGTVPKLGKKETADAIKGADKAWPAWKGLTAKERAAILRKWFTLINDNADDLAYIMTSEQGKPLAEAKGEVTYAASFVEWFAEEAKRVYGDTIPAPQTSQRIVVTKEPIGVCAAITPWNFPAAMITRKVAPALAAGCTVVIKPASQTPLTALALIELAEQAGIPPGVMSLITGNSSEIGKELCSNPLVRKVSFTGSTEVGRLLMEQSASTIKKVSMELGGNAPFIVFDDADIDAAVEGAMISKYRNAGQTCVCANRIYVQKGVYKAFVKKLVAAVEKLVVGDGTGKNVQIGPLIDEKAVEKVESHISDALGHKAKVLTGGKRSKLGGLFFEPTVIGDATQEMAFAREETFGPLAPVFKFETDEDVIKMANDTEFGLAAYFYARDLGRVWRVAEQLEYGIVGINTGLISTEVAPFGGVKQSGLGREGSHYGIDDYLVIKYMLMGGI from the coding sequence ATGAAGCTTAGAAATGCCAGTCTGCTTAAAGACAAATGTTATATCAACGGTAAATGGATCGGTGGCAAGGAGATCATCGAAGTGACCAATCCGGCAACCGGCAAGCGCGTTGGCACGGTACCCAAATTAGGGAAAAAGGAAACCGCAGATGCCATCAAGGGCGCCGACAAGGCCTGGCCGGCATGGAAGGGGCTGACCGCCAAGGAGCGTGCCGCCATTTTGCGCAAGTGGTTCACGCTGATCAATGACAATGCGGATGATCTGGCCTACATCATGACATCTGAACAGGGCAAACCCCTGGCCGAAGCCAAAGGTGAAGTCACTTACGCCGCTTCGTTTGTTGAATGGTTTGCCGAAGAAGCCAAGCGCGTTTATGGCGATACAATTCCTGCGCCGCAAACGTCCCAGCGTATCGTGGTGACCAAGGAACCTATTGGCGTATGTGCCGCCATCACACCGTGGAATTTTCCCGCGGCGATGATTACCCGCAAGGTCGCGCCTGCGCTGGCAGCAGGCTGCACAGTCGTGATCAAGCCGGCGTCGCAAACGCCGCTGACTGCACTTGCGCTGATCGAGCTGGCTGAACAGGCGGGCATTCCCCCTGGCGTCATGTCGCTTATTACAGGCAATTCATCTGAAATCGGCAAGGAACTGTGTAGCAACCCGCTGGTGCGCAAGGTCAGTTTCACCGGGTCGACCGAGGTAGGGCGCTTGCTGATGGAACAGTCGGCCAGCACCATCAAGAAAGTGTCCATGGAGCTGGGCGGCAATGCGCCATTCATCGTTTTTGACGATGCCGATATTGATGCGGCGGTTGAAGGCGCGATGATCTCAAAATACCGGAATGCCGGCCAGACTTGCGTCTGCGCCAACCGTATCTATGTGCAAAAAGGCGTGTACAAGGCATTTGTCAAAAAACTGGTGGCTGCCGTTGAAAAACTGGTCGTGGGTGATGGCACCGGCAAGAACGTACAAATTGGTCCGCTGATTGACGAGAAGGCCGTGGAAAAAGTGGAAAGCCACATCAGCGATGCCCTGGGACACAAGGCCAAGGTGCTGACGGGTGGTAAACGCAGCAAACTGGGCGGGCTGTTTTTTGAACCGACGGTCATCGGCGACGCAACGCAGGAGATGGCGTTTGCCCGTGAAGAGACATTCGGCCCGCTGGCGCCGGTATTCAAATTCGAAACAGATGAAGATGTCATCAAAATGGCGAACGATACCGAGTTCGGCCTGGCCGCTTATTTTTACGCGCGCGACCTGGGACGCGTCTGGCGGGTTGCCGAGCAACTGGAATACGGCATTGTCGGCATCAATACCGGTCTTATTTCTACCGAAGTGGCGCCGTTTGGCGGCGTGAAGCAATCCGGCCTGGGTCGTGAAGGCTCTCATTACGGTATCGATGATTACCTGGTCATCAAGTATATGCTGATGGGCGGCATCTAA
- a CDS encoding aldolase/citrate lyase family protein, with product MKQQIPNTFRQKLLARETLIGTWLSTTSPMLAEVAGVCGYDWLLLDGEHAPNDIPALTAQLQAINSSNSAAIGRPPVNDQTLIKQYLDIGFYNLLIPFIESGEQAAYAVAATRYPPAGVRGVAGMTRASSYGTEADYFKQVNDHIGVILQIESRAGVEAVEDIVAVDGVDAIFIGPSDLSAAYGYLGQPQHPEVQQAIAHVHEVAAAAGKASGILAVVPDEAAAYIKQGFSFVGVGVDLSVYKNALMSLRSRF from the coding sequence ATGAAACAGCAGATACCCAATACCTTTCGCCAGAAATTGCTGGCCCGTGAAACACTCATTGGCACGTGGCTGAGCACCACCAGCCCCATGCTCGCCGAAGTGGCGGGCGTTTGCGGCTACGACTGGCTGCTGCTGGATGGCGAGCACGCGCCCAATGACATTCCTGCGCTGACCGCCCAGCTGCAGGCCATTAACTCCAGCAATAGTGCAGCTATCGGCCGTCCGCCAGTCAATGACCAGACCCTGATCAAACAGTATCTGGACATCGGGTTTTACAACCTGCTTATTCCATTCATTGAATCTGGCGAGCAGGCTGCATACGCGGTGGCGGCAACGCGTTATCCACCGGCAGGCGTGCGTGGTGTTGCCGGTATGACCCGGGCCAGCAGCTATGGCACCGAAGCAGATTACTTCAAGCAGGTCAATGACCATATCGGCGTGATCCTGCAAATTGAGAGTCGCGCGGGCGTGGAGGCGGTAGAAGACATTGTTGCCGTAGACGGCGTGGATGCCATTTTCATTGGTCCTTCCGATTTGTCGGCCGCTTATGGATATCTTGGACAGCCGCAGCATCCAGAGGTGCAACAGGCCATTGCCCATGTCCATGAAGTGGCGGCCGCTGCCGGCAAAGCCAGCGGCATTCTTGCGGTCGTGCCCGACGAGGCTGCCGCTTATATCAAGCAGGGCTTCAGTTTCGTGGGTGTCGGCGTTGATCTTTCCGTCTATAAAAATGCCTTGATGAGCTTGCGCAGCCGATTTTAA
- a CDS encoding fimbria/pilus outer membrane usher protein produces the protein MGDDAPRSVQAVGADSAAGGATELPPSWSFDPEKNKIILLPVDEPIATPEPGQAVPLEQLVTADALRGVDNWENYQYEAALGAFMSDQDAAALRRPSSRITLKPVQSFSTGARTWSLTTEDRNRISLGSNQVVSPIGQSGFRIGGMQLSRQPDSTQDNWFIDSNQLAYSTAAGAMDYSAASGEDASFHFGSGAANTAVRYGLSDSASVDTQVQLARSLKNVGLGASYALDDMGDLRLTVNAGKYEGDANWRSMFAYRAKVFDLATLQFSNELTSAHYMDLSRLSQDPLSDRAIRNQLKLTYPLDTQSQVSGTFENSRVFDGASEQRFGVEQSYKLDSVLFKLKAQRAVHSDDGLLQFNVDIPIGGR, from the coding sequence ATGGGCGATGATGCCCCGCGCAGTGTGCAGGCTGTTGGCGCAGATAGTGCAGCCGGGGGGGCGACCGAGCTGCCGCCCTCCTGGTCATTCGATCCGGAAAAAAACAAAATTATTCTGTTGCCAGTGGATGAGCCCATCGCGACGCCTGAACCCGGCCAGGCGGTGCCGCTTGAGCAACTGGTTACTGCCGACGCGTTGCGTGGCGTGGACAACTGGGAAAATTATCAGTATGAAGCTGCGCTCGGCGCATTCATGTCGGATCAGGATGCTGCAGCGTTGCGCAGGCCATCGTCCAGAATCACGCTCAAGCCCGTGCAAAGTTTTTCTACCGGCGCACGCACCTGGAGTCTGACGACCGAGGACAGAAACCGGATCTCACTCGGGTCCAATCAGGTCGTGAGTCCGATCGGCCAGAGTGGCTTTCGAATCGGCGGCATGCAGTTGAGCCGGCAGCCGGACAGCACGCAGGACAACTGGTTTATCGATAGTAACCAACTGGCCTATTCGACGGCGGCGGGGGCCATGGATTATTCGGCCGCTTCGGGCGAAGATGCCAGCTTTCACTTCGGTAGTGGCGCCGCCAATACCGCTGTGCGCTATGGATTGAGCGATTCGGCTTCGGTCGATACACAAGTGCAATTGGCCCGCTCGCTCAAGAACGTGGGCCTTGGCGCCAGCTACGCCCTGGATGACATGGGCGATTTGCGACTGACCGTGAATGCAGGCAAGTACGAGGGCGATGCAAACTGGCGCTCGATGTTTGCCTATCGGGCCAAGGTGTTCGATCTGGCGACGTTGCAGTTCTCCAATGAGTTAACCAGCGCCCACTATATGGATTTGTCCAGGCTGTCGCAGGATCCATTGTCGGACCGCGCCATTCGCAATCAGCTGAAACTGACCTATCCGCTTGATACACAGTCGCAGGTGTCAGGCACGTTTGAAAACAGCCGGGTGTTTGACGGCGCTTCCGAACAGCGCTTCGGTGTGGAGCAAAGCTACAAGCTGGACTCTGTCCTGTTCAAACTGAAGGCGCAACGCGCCGTGCACAGCGACGACGGCTTATTGCAGTTCAACGTGGATATTCCTATCGGTGGCCGTTAA
- a CDS encoding glycosyltransferase, with amino-acid sequence MNKNIDLIYFNAGGGHRASARALEAVLKNSHPHWNVRLVNLFEVLDSRQVYKRVTGVAPEEFYNRQLAKGWTMAMTPELRILQAFIRLTHQVMVKRLQEHWIETEPDMVVSLVPNFNRAMYESLVSSLPGVPYVTILTDLADNAPHFWIEKNQQQHFICGTDKAVEQARAAGHPDSHIHASSGMLLHPDFYKKPDIDRREQLIAAGFDPNKPVGLVMFGGHGSKTMIKIAKQLSDVQMIYICGHNAALAKKIGKMQTRAHKLVEGFTTQMPIFMEMADFFIGKPGPGSISEAIRKDMPVIIVCNKWTMIQERYNGEWVTDNGLGIVLPSFAKINKAVHHLLENLESYRERVKAQNNQAVFEVPDILARILAQNEIAEQAPLPSASTTN; translated from the coding sequence ATGAATAAAAATATTGACTTGATCTATTTCAATGCGGGCGGTGGTCATCGGGCGTCGGCCCGGGCCCTCGAGGCGGTGCTCAAAAACAGCCATCCTCACTGGAACGTCAGGCTCGTCAACCTGTTTGAAGTACTCGACTCGCGACAGGTCTATAAACGGGTGACCGGCGTTGCCCCCGAAGAATTTTATAATCGGCAACTGGCCAAAGGCTGGACCATGGCCATGACGCCGGAACTGCGCATTTTGCAGGCATTTATCCGGCTGACCCACCAGGTGATGGTCAAACGGCTACAGGAACACTGGATTGAAACCGAGCCCGACATGGTTGTCTCGCTGGTTCCCAATTTCAACCGGGCCATGTACGAAAGCCTGGTTTCGTCGCTGCCGGGCGTGCCTTATGTGACGATCTTAACCGACCTGGCCGACAATGCGCCCCATTTCTGGATTGAAAAAAACCAGCAACAGCATTTCATCTGTGGCACCGACAAGGCAGTGGAACAGGCGCGTGCCGCAGGCCATCCCGACTCCCATATCCATGCGAGTTCGGGTATGCTGCTGCATCCTGATTTCTACAAGAAACCCGACATCGATCGCCGCGAACAACTGATCGCTGCCGGCTTTGACCCGAACAAGCCGGTAGGGCTGGTCATGTTCGGTGGCCACGGTTCAAAAACCATGATCAAGATCGCCAAACAGCTCTCGGATGTGCAGATGATCTACATTTGCGGTCACAATGCGGCGCTGGCCAAGAAAATAGGCAAGATGCAAACGCGCGCACACAAGCTGGTGGAAGGGTTCACTACGCAAATGCCCATCTTCATGGAAATGGCCGATTTCTTTATCGGCAAACCCGGCCCCGGCAGCATCAGTGAAGCCATCCGCAAGGATATGCCGGTCATTATCGTCTGCAACAAATGGACCATGATCCAGGAGCGCTATAACGGCGAATGGGTCACCGATAACGGCTTGGGCATTGTGCTACCCAGCTTCGCAAAAATCAACAAGGCAGTGCATCACTTACTGGAGAATCTGGAAAGCTATCGGGAGCGGGTTAAAGCGCAGAACAATCAGGCCGTATTCGAAGTACCTGATATTCTCGCGCGCATCCTAGCGCAAAACGAGATTGCAGAACAGGCTCCCCTGCCCTCGGCCAGCACCACGAACTGA
- a CDS encoding CoA-acylating methylmalonate-semialdehyde dehydrogenase, with protein MSAIPNIPLLINGKKVQSTAKDWLDVVNPANQEVVARVPLAPISEVDEAVASAKAAFATWRNTSQGNRMRVMLKLQQLVRDNTAKLAELITLEHGKTLPDAEGEVGRGLEVIEHACSIVSLQMGEYAENAGTGIDVYTLIQPLGVCAGITAFNFPVMLPCFMFPIAVACGNTFVLKPSEQDPSASLYLAELAQEAGLPPGVLNVVHGGPDVANRLCEHPDVKAVSFIGSTHVGTQIYQRASNAGKRCQAMMGAKNHCVILPDADKEVALNQLVGAAFGAAGQRCMATSVAVMVGQAREWIDEFVEKSKGLKVNAGSDRKADLGPLVSPRAKQRVAQLIQTGVDEKASLLLDGRDVVVADYKDGNFIGPTIFSDVKEDMAIYREEIFGPVLCIVCVDTLEEAVEFVNRNPNGNGVAVFTQSGGNARYFQNNIDVGQIGINIPIPVPVAWFSFTGSRGSKLGDLGPNGKQAVMFWTQTKSITARWASHDTGVNTTIAQK; from the coding sequence ATGAGTGCCATACCCAATATTCCGCTGCTGATCAACGGAAAAAAAGTCCAGTCCACGGCCAAGGACTGGCTTGATGTCGTTAACCCGGCCAATCAGGAAGTGGTGGCCCGCGTACCGCTGGCGCCCATTTCGGAAGTGGACGAGGCGGTTGCCAGCGCCAAGGCTGCGTTTGCGACCTGGCGCAATACCAGCCAGGGCAACCGCATGCGCGTCATGCTCAAACTGCAGCAACTGGTGCGCGACAACACAGCAAAACTGGCTGAACTGATCACACTGGAACATGGCAAAACACTGCCTGATGCAGAAGGCGAAGTGGGCCGTGGCCTTGAAGTGATCGAACACGCATGCTCAATCGTCAGCCTGCAAATGGGTGAATACGCAGAAAATGCCGGCACCGGAATCGATGTATATACCTTGATCCAGCCACTTGGCGTATGTGCGGGAATTACCGCGTTCAATTTCCCGGTCATGCTGCCCTGCTTCATGTTTCCCATTGCCGTGGCCTGCGGCAACACCTTTGTGCTCAAGCCTTCGGAACAGGACCCCAGCGCATCGCTGTATCTGGCCGAACTGGCGCAGGAAGCGGGCCTGCCCCCCGGCGTACTCAACGTGGTACATGGCGGCCCGGACGTGGCCAACCGCCTTTGCGAACATCCGGATGTAAAAGCAGTCTCGTTTATTGGTTCCACACATGTGGGTACGCAGATTTATCAACGCGCCTCCAATGCGGGCAAACGCTGCCAGGCCATGATGGGCGCCAAGAATCACTGCGTCATCCTGCCCGATGCAGACAAGGAAGTGGCTCTTAACCAACTGGTCGGCGCCGCTTTTGGTGCGGCTGGCCAGCGCTGCATGGCCACGTCGGTAGCGGTCATGGTGGGCCAGGCCCGGGAATGGATTGACGAATTCGTAGAAAAATCAAAAGGCCTGAAAGTGAATGCGGGCAGCGACCGCAAGGCAGATCTGGGGCCTCTGGTGTCACCGCGGGCAAAGCAGCGGGTGGCGCAGCTGATCCAGACCGGCGTGGACGAAAAAGCCAGCCTGCTGCTGGATGGCCGCGATGTTGTTGTCGCCGACTATAAAGACGGCAATTTCATCGGCCCGACCATTTTTTCAGATGTCAAAGAAGACATGGCGATTTATCGCGAAGAAATTTTCGGCCCGGTCCTTTGCATCGTGTGCGTCGATACGTTGGAAGAAGCGGTGGAGTTTGTCAATCGCAACCCGAATGGCAATGGTGTTGCCGTTTTCACACAAAGCGGCGGCAATGCGCGCTATTTCCAGAACAATATCGACGTAGGCCAGATCGGCATCAATATTCCGATCCCTGTTCCGGTCGCATGGTTCAGCTTTACCGGCTCGCGCGGCTCCAAACTGGGCGATCTGGGGCCTAACGGCAAGCAGGCGGTCATGTTCTGGACCCAGACCAAGTCAATTACCGCGCGCTGGGCTTCACATGACACGGGTGTCAACACCACGATTGCGCAAAAATAG
- a CDS encoding ABC transporter substrate-binding protein, producing the protein MLIRKAVLAASSCVALSAWAADAPEVKVGVLTDMSGTYASMGGAGSVAAAQLAIDECLAGPCKGMKIDLVSADNQNKADVGAAKAREWFDRQGVTAIADLTNSAVALAVQNVAREKNRIALFSGPATTALTNKSCSPVGFHWMFDTYSQSVGGAKATVQAGGKSWFFLTVDYAFGHSLEADTAKMVKKLGGTVVGQVRHPLNNSDYASFLLQAQSSGAQVVALANGGQDTVNAVKQAKEFGVSGGDQRLVALLIFLSDLRALGNENAQGLTYVDGFYWDFDEGTRQWSDRFAKAYKGLKPTMTQAGVYSSVLHYLKAVAAAGTTDGAKVAQQMRKLPIEDPIMHNASIRADGRVIHDMYLYEVKKPGEKKGEWDYSKLIATIPAAEAFSPLSESTCPLVKN; encoded by the coding sequence ATGTTGATCAGGAAAGCAGTACTGGCTGCGTCGTCGTGCGTGGCGCTTAGCGCCTGGGCCGCCGATGCACCAGAAGTAAAAGTGGGTGTGCTTACCGATATGTCGGGCACCTATGCCTCTATGGGCGGCGCCGGTTCGGTTGCGGCAGCGCAGCTTGCCATTGATGAATGTCTGGCTGGCCCATGCAAGGGCATGAAAATCGATTTGGTATCTGCCGACAATCAGAACAAAGCCGACGTCGGGGCGGCGAAGGCACGCGAATGGTTTGACCGTCAGGGCGTTACCGCCATCGCCGATCTGACCAATTCAGCAGTAGCGCTGGCAGTGCAGAACGTAGCCAGGGAAAAAAACCGCATAGCCTTGTTCTCAGGACCGGCTACCACCGCACTGACCAATAAATCCTGCTCGCCGGTGGGCTTTCACTGGATGTTCGACACCTATTCCCAATCGGTGGGCGGCGCCAAAGCTACGGTTCAGGCTGGCGGCAAATCCTGGTTCTTCCTGACCGTAGATTACGCATTTGGTCATTCGCTTGAAGCCGACACCGCGAAAATGGTCAAGAAACTGGGCGGCACGGTGGTTGGGCAGGTGCGCCATCCATTGAACAACAGCGACTATGCCTCGTTCCTGTTGCAGGCGCAAAGCAGCGGTGCGCAGGTTGTCGCCTTGGCCAACGGCGGCCAGGACACGGTCAATGCCGTCAAACAGGCCAAGGAATTTGGCGTCAGTGGTGGCGACCAGCGCCTGGTGGCCCTGTTGATATTCCTGTCGGACCTGCGCGCGCTGGGCAATGAAAACGCCCAGGGCCTGACTTATGTAGACGGCTTCTACTGGGACTTTGACGAAGGCACCCGCCAGTGGTCCGACCGCTTTGCCAAAGCCTATAAGGGTCTGAAACCCACCATGACCCAGGCCGGCGTGTACTCCAGCGTGCTGCATTACCTTAAAGCCGTAGCCGCTGCAGGCACGACCGATGGCGCCAAGGTGGCGCAGCAGATGCGCAAGCTGCCGATCGAAGACCCGATCATGCATAACGCCTCTATCCGTGCCGATGGCCGGGTCATTCACGATATGTACCTGTACGAAGTCAAAAAGCCGGGTGAAAAGAAAGGCGAATGGGATTATTCGAAACTGATTGCCACCATTCCGGCAGCTGAAGCATTTAGCCCCCTGTCCGAATCTACCTGCCCTCTTGTAAAAAATTAA